A genomic region of Microlunatus sagamiharensis contains the following coding sequences:
- a CDS encoding response regulator transcription factor: MNPPISVAVVDDYDVVVLGVARMLEQYPDRVVVADLSTESTLDRPVDVVLYDAFAQPESDTADLKVFLDNPLAGRTAVYTWNFHPRLVERAREAGVHGYLSKALPARDLVASLERVAAGETVVSDPPGRARSATGLDWPGRAEGLSDREAEILALITQGKSNAEVASFTFLSPNTIKSYVRTIYRKIGVSSRTQAVLWGVRHGFVPGDSRQEPWR, from the coding sequence ATGAATCCCCCGATCAGCGTGGCTGTCGTCGACGACTACGACGTCGTCGTCCTCGGTGTCGCCCGGATGCTCGAGCAGTACCCCGACCGGGTGGTGGTGGCGGACCTGTCGACCGAGTCGACGCTGGACCGACCGGTCGACGTCGTGCTCTACGACGCCTTCGCGCAGCCGGAGAGCGACACCGCCGACCTCAAGGTGTTCCTCGACAACCCCCTGGCCGGACGCACCGCCGTCTACACCTGGAACTTCCACCCGCGGCTGGTCGAGCGGGCGCGGGAGGCCGGCGTGCACGGCTACCTCTCCAAGGCGCTGCCGGCGCGCGACCTCGTCGCCAGCCTCGAGCGGGTGGCGGCGGGGGAGACGGTCGTCAGCGACCCGCCGGGCCGGGCCCGCAGCGCCACGGGCCTGGACTGGCCGGGGCGGGCGGAGGGCCTGAGCGACCGGGAGGCCGAGATCCTCGCCCTGATCACGCAGGGCAAGAGCAACGCCGAGGTGGCTTCCTTCACCTTCCTCAGCCCCAACACCATCAAGTCGTACGTGCGCACGATCTACCGCAAGATCGGCGTCTCGAGCCGTACGCAGGCCGTGCTGTGGGGCGTGCGGCACGGGTTCGTGCCGGGGGACAGCCGCCAGGAGCCCTGGCGCTGA
- the cls gene encoding cardiolipin synthase, producing the protein MAVLPLLGILLFFLIGSPKLPQRRREKQQDMDRLIEEAARAVGPVRPGEDAPAWFPSVSALVDRVGAMPLLQDNDARMVMGFDEQLRTLVQAIDSAERYVHSEFYITIRDTTTEPFFDALRRAVERGVTVRLLLDHMGTRPYPGYRKTLKALTAMGVQWHLMLPVQPLKGRWQRPDLRNHRKLLVADGDVGFVGSLNMIDPSYDKRGNKRRGLQWVDELCEVHGPVVHEIDALFVTDWFCETDELLDSSREQASDEQRGGTLLAQVAPSGPAYDQENNLALFNSLLYHAERRISITSPYFVPEQSLLGAITTAARRGVDVELFVGEIGDQFMVFHAQHSYYSELLSAGVKIYLYPAPHILHSKHVSVDDQVAVIGSSNMDIRSFQLDLEVMLMVCGRTFVDQVKAVEDEYRRLSKPLQLVDWERRGFWRSVIDNVMRLTSAVQ; encoded by the coding sequence ATGGCCGTGCTGCCCCTGCTGGGCATCCTGCTGTTCTTCCTGATCGGCAGCCCCAAGCTCCCGCAGCGCCGCCGCGAGAAGCAGCAGGACATGGACAGGCTCATCGAGGAGGCCGCCCGCGCCGTGGGCCCCGTGCGTCCCGGCGAGGACGCTCCCGCGTGGTTCCCCTCGGTGTCGGCGCTGGTCGACCGGGTCGGGGCGATGCCGCTGCTCCAGGACAACGACGCTCGCATGGTCATGGGCTTCGACGAGCAGCTCCGCACGCTCGTCCAGGCCATCGACTCCGCCGAGCGCTACGTCCACTCGGAGTTCTACATCACCATCCGCGACACGACCACGGAACCCTTCTTCGACGCGCTCCGCCGCGCGGTCGAGCGCGGCGTGACCGTACGGCTGCTGCTCGACCACATGGGCACGCGGCCCTACCCCGGCTACCGCAAGACCCTGAAGGCCCTGACCGCCATGGGCGTGCAGTGGCACCTGATGCTGCCCGTCCAGCCGCTGAAGGGCCGCTGGCAGCGACCCGACCTGCGCAACCACCGCAAGCTGCTCGTGGCCGACGGCGACGTCGGGTTCGTGGGCTCGCTGAACATGATCGACCCCAGCTACGACAAGCGGGGCAACAAGCGGCGCGGGCTGCAGTGGGTCGACGAGCTGTGCGAGGTGCACGGCCCTGTGGTCCACGAGATCGACGCGCTCTTCGTCACCGACTGGTTCTGCGAGACCGACGAGCTGCTCGACAGCTCGCGCGAGCAGGCCTCGGACGAGCAGCGCGGCGGCACCCTCCTGGCCCAGGTCGCCCCGAGCGGACCCGCGTACGACCAGGAGAACAACCTCGCGCTGTTCAACAGCCTGCTGTACCACGCGGAGCGACGGATCAGCATCACGAGCCCGTACTTCGTCCCCGAGCAGTCCCTGCTCGGCGCGATCACGACGGCCGCCCGGCGCGGTGTCGACGTGGAGCTCTTCGTGGGCGAGATCGGCGACCAGTTCATGGTCTTCCACGCGCAGCACTCGTACTACTCCGAGCTGCTGTCGGCGGGCGTGAAGATCTACCTGTACCCGGCGCCGCACATCCTGCACTCCAAGCACGTGTCGGTCGACGACCAGGTCGCGGTGATCGGCTCGTCGAACATGGACATCCGCTCCTTCCAGCTCGACCTCGAGGTCATGCTGATGGTCTGCGGACGGACGTTCGTCGACCAGGTCAAGGCGGTCGAGGACGAGTACCGGCGGCTCTCCAAGCCCCTGCAGCTCGTGGACTGGGAGCGGCGCGGCTTCTGGCGCAGCGTCATCGACAACGTGATGCGCCTGACCTCCGCGGTGCAGTAG
- a CDS encoding fatty acid desaturase family protein, translating into MSRATARLAGQPLTRSFTALTAQVRTAGLLGRTRMFYVLVFSGLVLALGGIATGIILLGESWLQLLMAGALGLVLTQFAFLGHEASHRQIFASGKANDRSGRILAVGFAGLSYSWWMTKHTRHHGNPNRVGKDPDIARDTISFVDEDAAKQRGIMGFITRRQAWLFFPLLLLEGVNLHLKSVQALLARGPVKGRAWELTLLGLRFGVYAGLLFWIFPLGMAAAFLGVQLAVFGFYMGFSFAPNHMGMPIVPADAKLDFLAKQVRTSRNIRGGFWMSVLMGGLNYQVEHHLFPSMPRPHLRKARTMVREHCRALDVPYTETNLAHAYRSVLAHLDRVGLAARDPFDCPAAQNIRFS; encoded by the coding sequence ATGAGCAGGGCCACGGCCCGGCTCGCCGGACAGCCGCTCACCCGCAGCTTCACCGCCCTCACCGCCCAGGTCCGGACCGCCGGGCTGCTCGGGCGGACCCGCATGTTCTACGTCCTGGTCTTCTCCGGCCTGGTGCTGGCCCTGGGTGGCATCGCCACGGGGATCATCCTCCTCGGCGAGTCCTGGCTGCAGCTGCTGATGGCCGGCGCGCTCGGGCTCGTGCTGACGCAGTTCGCGTTCCTCGGGCACGAGGCCTCGCACCGCCAGATCTTCGCCTCCGGCAAGGCGAACGACCGCAGCGGCCGCATCCTCGCCGTCGGGTTCGCCGGGCTCAGCTACAGCTGGTGGATGACCAAGCACACGCGGCACCACGGCAACCCGAACCGCGTCGGCAAGGACCCCGACATCGCGCGCGACACGATCTCGTTCGTGGACGAGGACGCCGCGAAGCAGCGCGGGATCATGGGCTTCATCACGCGTCGCCAGGCCTGGCTCTTCTTCCCGCTGCTGCTCCTCGAGGGCGTCAACCTGCACCTGAAGTCGGTCCAGGCGCTGCTCGCGCGCGGACCGGTCAAGGGCCGCGCATGGGAGCTGACGCTGCTCGGGCTGCGGTTCGGCGTGTACGCGGGGCTGCTGTTCTGGATCTTCCCGCTGGGCATGGCCGCCGCCTTCCTCGGCGTGCAGCTCGCCGTCTTCGGCTTCTACATGGGCTTCTCCTTCGCCCCCAACCACATGGGCATGCCGATCGTCCCGGCGGACGCCAAGCTCGACTTCCTGGCCAAGCAGGTCCGCACGTCGCGCAACATCCGCGGCGGGTTCTGGATGAGCGTCCTCATGGGCGGGCTCAACTACCAGGTGGAGCACCACCTCTTCCCGAGCATGCCGCGACCGCACCTGCGCAAGGCGCGCACGATGGTGCGCGAGCACTGCCGCGCCCTGGACGTCCCCTACACGGAGACGAACCTGGCCCACGCCTACCGCTCGGTGCTGGCCCACCTCGACCGCGTCGGCCTCGCCGCCCGCGACCCGTTCGACTGCCCGGCCGCCCAGAACATCCGTTTCAGCTGA